In Corynebacterium guangdongense, one DNA window encodes the following:
- a CDS encoding recombinase family protein has protein sequence MVKVGTLIDELGRPEDKVQIVRRGKSNTRIARSTDYGRSWASESEQVPSDRVLADDGQRFDQHSANPAHATHVNIFGEPAARLRIQRVYARVTKAKVYIGDNKWTPVQDVATTSILFDGGASAGWMLPTWHKSSPADSEHNQQQDPETREAASAPAPSTADPATPMPSAAHPVGQRFSYIRVSSADQNLARQREMIGPVDKEFLDKLSARSRAERPGLERCLDYLRDHDELIVASIDRLARSLVDLRSIIDKITAKGASVHFVKENLAFSKDSTDPRATLMLGILGSFAEFERAIIRERQAEGIALAKKAGKYKGRKRALTPEKVEQARHRAEAGESKVAIARDLGVSRATVYRALSEQS, from the coding sequence ATGGTCAAAGTCGGCACACTGATCGATGAGCTCGGCCGTCCCGAGGACAAAGTCCAGATCGTTCGCCGGGGCAAGAGCAACACCCGGATCGCCCGCTCCACCGACTACGGGCGATCGTGGGCCAGCGAGAGCGAGCAGGTACCCAGCGACCGGGTTCTCGCCGATGACGGCCAGCGCTTTGACCAGCACTCCGCCAACCCCGCACACGCCACCCACGTCAACATCTTCGGCGAGCCGGCCGCCCGGCTGCGCATCCAGCGGGTCTATGCGAGGGTCACCAAGGCGAAGGTCTATATCGGGGACAACAAGTGGACACCGGTACAGGACGTGGCGACCACCTCCATCCTCTTCGACGGCGGCGCCAGCGCCGGCTGGATGCTCCCTACCTGGCATAAATCTTCCCCTGCCGACAGCGAGCACAACCAGCAGCAGGACCCCGAGACACGAGAAGCAGCTTCTGCTCCCGCGCCTTCAACCGCGGACCCGGCCACCCCCATGCCCTCGGCCGCACATCCCGTGGGCCAGCGCTTCTCCTATATCCGCGTCTCGAGTGCAGACCAGAATCTGGCCCGTCAACGCGAGATGATCGGCCCCGTGGACAAGGAGTTCCTCGACAAACTGTCCGCCCGCTCCCGCGCTGAGCGCCCGGGCCTGGAGCGCTGCCTCGATTACCTGCGCGATCATGATGAGCTGATCGTGGCGTCCATTGACCGGCTCGCCCGGTCGCTGGTGGACCTGCGCTCGATCATCGACAAGATCACCGCCAAGGGGGCTTCCGTGCATTTCGTCAAGGAGAACCTGGCCTTCTCCAAGGACTCCACCGATCCGCGGGCCACGCTCATGCTCGGGATCCTCGGCTCGTTCGCGGAGTTTGAGCGGGCCATCATCCGCGAGCGCCAGGCCGAGGGCATTGCCCTGGCGAAGAAGGCCGGCAAGTACAAGGGGCGTAAACGTGCTCTGACCCCGGAGAAGGTGGAGCAGGCCCGCCATCGGGCCGAGGCCGGTGAGTCCAAGGTCGCCATCGCCCGGGACCTGGGGGTCAGCCGCGCCACCGTCTACCGAGCCCTCTCCGAACAGAGCTGA